One window of Balearica regulorum gibbericeps isolate bBalReg1 chromosome 10, bBalReg1.pri, whole genome shotgun sequence genomic DNA carries:
- the PDZRN3 gene encoding E3 ubiquitin-protein ligase PDZRN3 isoform X2 codes for MGCSLCTLQKQEEQYKLLYEVCQVNGKDLSKATHEQAVEAFKTAKEPIVVQVLRRTPRTKVFTAPHESQLVDVGTQTDITFEHIMALSKMGSPTPPVSVLDPYLLPEDHPSVHEYYDPNDYMGGIHQEMDRDELELEEVDLHRVNSQDKLGLTVCYRTDDEDDMGIYVSEIDPNSIAAKDGRLREGDRIIQINGIEVQNREEAVALLTSEESKNISLLVARPEIQLDEGWMDDDRNDFLDDLHMDMLEEQHHQAMQFTASMLQQKKHEEDGGTTDTATILSNQHEKDSGVGRTDDSTRNDESSEQENNADDHTTASNTLGSQKKLTYSHDTLGSGDMQFSNESFISADCTDVDFLGIPVDECERFRELLELKCQVKSANPYSLYYHNSTLDMSKSDQESVDRELEMLNEELRNIELECLNIVRAHKMQQLKDQYREPWMLHNSGFRNYNTSIDVRRHELSDITELPEKSDKDSSSAYNTGESCRSTPLTLEISPDNSLRRTAEGTNCQGNEGAVAYNVSQKNLFASSESHESNTGKCHASAKDPDLGKQLESKERKANDGSKSPTHGQKPSGSYISPYHHSPYKHAHIPAHAQHYQSYMQLIQQKSAVEYAQSQMSLVSMCKDFNSSQSEPRMEWKVKVRSDGTRYITKRPVRDRLLRERAIKIKEERSGMTTDDDAISEMKMGRYWSKEERKQHLVKAKEQRKRREFMMQSRLDCLKEQQGAEEKREMNIIELSHKKMMKKRNKKIFDNWMTIQELLTHGTKSPDGTRVYNSFLSVTTV; via the exons ATGGGATGCAGTTTGTGCACTCTGCAGAAGCAAGAAGAACAGTACAAGTTACTGTATGAAGTTTGTCAG GTCAATGGGAAGGATTTATCTAAAGCCACACACGAGCAGGCAGTGGAAGCATTCAAAACAGCCAAGGAGCCCATTGTGGTGCAGGTCCTGAGAAGAACTCCACGCACCAAGGTCTTCACCGCTCCTCACGAGTCTCAGCTGGTAGATGTGGGCACTCAGACAGATATCACTTTTGAACATATCATGGCTCTAAGCAAGATGGGCTCACCTACTCCACCCGTCTCCGTGCTAGACCCATACCTCCTGCCTGAAGA ccatCCATCAGTGCATGAATACTATGACCCAAATGACTACATGGGAGGAATTCATCAAGAAATGGACCGAGATGAATTGGAATTAGAG GAAGTAGATTTACATAGAGTGAACAGCCAGGACAAGCTTGGCCTTACTGTATGTTACAGAACAGATGATGAAGATGACATGGGTATTTATGTGAGTGAG ATTGATCCCAACAGTATTGCTGCAAAAGATGGTCGACTCCGGGAAGGGGATCGCATTATTCAG atcaATGGCATAGAGGTACAGAACCGAGAAGAAGCTGTGGCACTTCTCACCAGTGAAGAGAGCAAGAATATCTCCTTACTTGTTGCAAGACCAGAAATTCAG CTGGAtgaaggatggatggatgatgACAGAAATGATTTTCTGGATGACTTGCACATGGACATGTTAGAGGAACAGCACCACCAGGCAATGCAATTTACTGCCAGCATGCTTCAGCAG AAGAAGCATGAGGAAGATGGAGGTACCACAGATACCGCCACCATTTTATCTAACCAGCATGAGAAGGACAGCGGCGTGGGGCGCACGGACGACAGCACTCGGAATGATGAGAGCTCCGAGCAGGAAAACAATGCGGATGATCACACCACCGCCTCCAACACTTTAGGGAGCCAGAAGAAGCTGACATATAGTCACGACACCCTAGGAAGCGGTGATATGCAGTTCAGCAATGAATCATTTATCTCAGCTGACTGCACAGACGTTGACTTCCTTGGCATCCCTGTAGACGAATGCGAGCGATTCCGGGAACTGCTGGAACTGAAGTGCCAGGTCAAGTCGGCCAACCCTTACAGTTTGTATTATCATAACAGCACGCTGGATATGAGCAAAAGCGACCAAGAAAGTGTTGACAGAGAGCTGGAGATGCTTAATGAGGAGCTGCGCAATATCGAGCTAGAGTGCCTGAATATTGTGAGAGCTCATaaaatgcagcagctgaaagatCAGTATCGGGAGCCCTGGATGCTACATAACAGCGGGTTCCGCAACTATAACACAAGCATTGATGTTCGCAGGCATGAGCTCTCAGACATTACGGAGCTCCCTGAGAAGTCTGACAAGGATAGCTCGAGTGCGTATAACACGGGCGAAAGCTGCCGAAGCACACCACTCACGCTGGAGATTTCCCCTGACAATTCGCTGCGCAGAACTGCAGAAGGCACTAACTGTCAGGGTAATGAGGGGGCAGTGGCGTATAATGTCTCCcaaaagaatttatttgctAGCTCAGAAAGTCATGAATCCAACACTGGTAAATGCCATGCCTCTGCTAAAGATCCCGACCTTGGCAAGCAGCTggaaagcaaggagagaaaagccAATGATGGAAGCAAAAGCCCTACTCATGGTCAAAAACCTTCTGGCTCCTACATCTCCCCGTACCATCACTCTCCATATAAGCACGCTCATATTCCCGCCCACGCACAGCACTATCAGAGCTACATGCAGCTCATCCAACAGAAATCAGCGGTGGAGTACGCACAGAGCCAAATGAGCCTGGTGAGTATGTGCAAAGACTTTAATTCAAGTCAGAGCGAACCGAGGATGGAGTGGAAAGTCAAGGTCAGAAGTGATGGGACCCGCTACATTACAAAGAGGCCAGTCAGGGACAGGCTGCTGAGAGAACGTGCCATAAAGATTAAGGAGGAGCGCAGTGGTATGACTACCGATGATGATGCCATCAGTGAAATGAAGATGGGCCGTTACTGGAGCAAGGAAGAGCGGAAGCAGCATTTAGTGAAAGcgaaggagcagaggaagaggcgTGAGTTTATGATGCAGAGCAGGCTAGATTGCTTAAAGGAACAGCAaggtgcagaagaaaagagagagatgaatATCATTGAACTGAGCCACAAAAAAATgatgaagaagagaaataaaaaaatatttgacaattGGATGACAATCCAAGAACTGCTAACCCATGGAACAAAGTCACCAGACGGCACACGGGTGTACAATTCCTTCCTGTCAGTGACTACTGTATAA